A window of Erpetoichthys calabaricus chromosome 12, fErpCal1.3, whole genome shotgun sequence contains these coding sequences:
- the LOC114645068 gene encoding G2/M phase-specific E3 ubiquitin-protein ligase-like has product MSVVHGGQSPCFFSPILYKSLAKGPENTEAEVEDILDIDIRNQLIEIKTATSDTQLQVAISRVSCILSLSGCFKKITLENKGAVTKDVAHWYVLQRTRTPFERFQEGLQSLGVLSALQQFPQQLQSLFIKLEKKLTAIEVEQLFKFRMSEEGSNRYEAELLVVGFWRDYLQDAEFCVDAVTLEEILIFATGSDSVPPLGFFPEPSLEFLHCKSKFPLANTCDCILRIPLTNNYTNFKNNMNFGIRNSPGFGKA; this is encoded by the exons ATGTCTGTTGTACATGGGGGGCAATCACCATGCTTTTTCTCCCCAATTCTTTATAAATCCTTGGCCAAAGGTCCAGAAAATACTGAAGCAGAAGTTGAGGATATTCTTGATATTGATATTCGTAATCAACTTATAGAG ATAAAAACAGCTACATCAGACACACAATTGCAAGTGGCTATCAGTAGAGTATCCTGCATTTTAAGCCTTTCTGGGTGTTTCAAAAAAATCACCTTGGAAAATAAAGGAGCTGTTACCAAAGATGTGGCACATTGGTATGTGTTACAGAGAACAAGAACTCCATTTGAAAG atttcaAGAAGGACTGCAGAGCCTTGGAGTTCTTTCAGCATTGCAGCAGTTTCCACAGCAGCTTCAATCCCTTTTTATTAAATTGGAGAAAAAATTAACAGCTATTGAAGTTGAACAACTTTTCAAGTTTCGTATGTCAGAGGAAGGAAGCAACAGATATGAAGCTGAATTACTTGTAGTGGGATTTTGGAGAGACTATCTGCAAGATGCAGAat tttGTGTTGATGCAGTGACACTGGAAGAAATACTTATTTTTGCAACAGGAAGTGATTCAGTTCCTCCTCTTGGTTTCTTTCCTGAGCCATCTTTGGAGTTCTTGCACTGCAAGTCAAAATTCCCTTTGGCGAATACCTGCGACTGCATACTTAGGATTCCTCTAACCAACAATTATActaactttaaaaacaatatgaatTTTGGCATTAGAAATTCCCCAGGGTTTGGAAAGGCTTAA